A window of the Tunturibacter empetritectus genome harbors these coding sequences:
- a CDS encoding efflux RND transporter permease subunit: MHFSAPFIRRPVATFLLSLAVILAGAVAYTLLPVASLPQVEFPVISVGANLPGADPETMASSVATPLERQFSKIAGVNEMTSYSSTGVVGITLQFDLTRDVNGAARDVQAAINAARSQLPANLPSNPGYYKVNPADSPIMIIALTSDTMNVPQLYDACDSILAQKIAQIPGVGQTFCGGSAKPSVRIEANPMQLAHYGVGLEALRAAIGTVNVNQPKGYLQDDTRRWSVSATDQLFGAAAYAPLIVATDKGPVSSAAASSGLPASVASALTSNPQAVGGSAGSSGAGTAANAPVANSSTAAVAAPVVASTGKGAGPGTAHGVVRIQDVANVVNSVEDVHATGVFNGKPAILVIVFKTSTANVIQTVDNVKKMLPLLEASIPPAISVHVALDRTTTIRASVKDVTRTLVISILLVILVVFLFLREVRSTLIPTVAVPLSLLGTFAVMYLLGYTLDNLSLMALTISTGFVVDDAIVVIENISRHLEAGMTPLQAAMVGSKEIGFTVVSMSTSLIAVFIPILLMGGIVGRLFREFAVTLSVAIMVSLVVSLTTTPMLSAKFLEPHGRREHGWFYRSGERALAWMAAEYELGLRWVLKHQRLVLVITVLTFVLNVYLYILVPKGFFPEQDAGRIGGQVQGQQDVSFAQMKKNVLALAAIAQQDPGVEDVTAFAGGRGNSNGGFMFMSLKPDAERKKAGDTAQVIVNRLRPKVSNLPGVIMYLQAFQDLRIGGRNTATEYQYTLTGDNLKELNEWGPKLQAAMDQLPQIKDVATDQQALGLRGQLVIDRATASRLGVSPLTIDSTLSDAFAQTQVSTTYMPLNQYHVVMEVAPQFQEDPDALKSIYVKSTTGAMVPLSAVTHFEAQRIPLAVNHQSQSPATTLSFNLAPGASLSQATQAIQQARVDIGMPSAIHGGFAGSAQAFKDSLKSEPWLILLALIAVYLVLGILYESFIHPLTILSTLPSAGVGAIVALLLFNVDLSVIAMIGIILLIGIVKKNAIMMIDFALVAERQHGKTPQEAIFEACMLRFRPIMMTTMAALLGGLPLALGRGTGSEMRRPLGITIVGGLIVSQALTLFTTPVVYLFFDRVRGRFARAVRGRRAGRRRVAEVVAGD; encoded by the coding sequence ATGCATTTTTCAGCACCATTTATTCGGCGGCCGGTAGCGACGTTTCTGTTGTCGCTGGCGGTGATTCTGGCGGGTGCGGTGGCCTATACGCTGCTACCCGTGGCCAGTCTGCCGCAGGTGGAGTTTCCGGTGATCTCGGTAGGTGCGAATTTGCCGGGTGCCGATCCGGAGACGATGGCCTCGTCTGTGGCGACGCCGCTGGAGCGGCAGTTCTCGAAGATTGCCGGCGTCAACGAGATGACGTCCTATTCTTCAACCGGCGTGGTGGGGATTACGCTGCAGTTTGATCTGACGCGCGATGTGAATGGAGCGGCGCGGGATGTGCAGGCGGCGATCAATGCAGCGCGGAGTCAACTGCCTGCGAATCTGCCAAGTAATCCTGGGTACTACAAGGTGAATCCGGCGGACTCGCCGATCATGATTATCGCGTTGACCTCTGACACGATGAATGTGCCGCAGCTGTATGACGCTTGCGACAGTATTCTGGCACAGAAGATCGCGCAGATCCCGGGTGTGGGGCAGACGTTCTGCGGAGGAAGCGCAAAGCCTTCGGTGCGGATCGAGGCGAACCCGATGCAGCTGGCGCACTATGGCGTGGGGCTGGAGGCGTTGCGGGCGGCGATCGGCACGGTGAATGTGAATCAGCCGAAGGGATACCTGCAGGATGACACGCGGCGGTGGAGTGTCAGTGCGACGGATCAGTTGTTTGGCGCGGCGGCGTATGCTCCGTTGATTGTTGCGACGGACAAAGGGCCGGTGAGTTCTGCGGCTGCGAGTTCGGGGCTGCCGGCTTCGGTGGCGAGCGCGTTGACGAGCAATCCGCAGGCGGTTGGTGGAAGTGCGGGTTCGAGTGGTGCCGGGACTGCTGCGAATGCGCCCGTGGCGAACAGTTCGACTGCGGCTGTTGCTGCACCTGTCGTTGCGAGTACCGGGAAGGGCGCCGGGCCTGGAACGGCGCATGGTGTGGTACGGATTCAGGATGTGGCGAATGTCGTCAACAGCGTTGAGGATGTTCATGCTACCGGGGTGTTCAACGGCAAGCCTGCGATTCTTGTGATCGTGTTCAAGACTTCGACGGCGAACGTGATTCAGACGGTGGACAACGTGAAGAAGATGCTGCCGTTGCTCGAGGCATCGATTCCACCGGCGATCTCGGTGCATGTGGCACTCGACCGGACAACGACGATTCGTGCTTCGGTGAAGGATGTAACGCGAACGCTAGTGATCTCGATCCTGCTGGTGATCCTGGTGGTGTTTCTGTTCCTACGGGAGGTGCGGTCGACTTTGATTCCGACGGTCGCGGTGCCTTTGAGCCTGCTGGGGACCTTCGCGGTGATGTATCTGCTGGGATATACGCTGGATAATCTTTCGCTGATGGCGCTAACGATCTCGACGGGGTTTGTGGTCGATGACGCGATTGTGGTGATCGAAAATATCAGCCGGCATCTTGAGGCCGGGATGACGCCGTTGCAGGCGGCGATGGTGGGTTCGAAGGAGATTGGATTTACGGTGGTGTCGATGAGCACGTCGCTGATTGCGGTGTTCATTCCGATTCTGCTAATGGGTGGGATTGTAGGGCGGCTGTTTCGTGAGTTTGCGGTGACGCTGTCGGTCGCAATTATGGTCTCGCTGGTGGTGTCGCTGACGACTACGCCGATGTTGAGCGCGAAGTTTCTGGAGCCACATGGCAGGCGGGAGCATGGGTGGTTCTATCGTTCGGGCGAGCGGGCGCTGGCGTGGATGGCGGCGGAGTATGAGTTGGGGTTGCGCTGGGTGTTGAAGCATCAACGGCTGGTGCTGGTGATTACGGTGCTGACGTTTGTGCTGAATGTTTATCTGTACATCCTGGTACCGAAGGGATTCTTTCCGGAGCAGGATGCGGGGCGTATCGGTGGGCAGGTACAGGGGCAGCAGGATGTATCGTTCGCGCAGATGAAGAAGAATGTGCTGGCGCTGGCGGCGATTGCGCAACAGGATCCAGGCGTTGAAGATGTTACGGCGTTTGCGGGTGGGCGCGGAAATTCGAACGGCGGCTTCATGTTCATGTCGCTGAAGCCGGATGCGGAGCGCAAGAAGGCGGGAGACACGGCGCAGGTGATCGTGAACAGGTTGCGGCCCAAGGTCAGCAACTTGCCTGGCGTGATTATGTACCTGCAGGCGTTTCAGGATCTGCGGATTGGCGGACGGAATACGGCGACGGAGTATCAGTACACCCTGACTGGAGATAATCTGAAGGAGTTGAACGAGTGGGGTCCTAAGTTGCAAGCTGCAATGGATCAACTGCCGCAGATCAAAGACGTCGCTACGGATCAACAGGCGCTGGGATTACGTGGGCAGTTGGTGATCGACCGTGCGACGGCCAGCCGGTTGGGGGTGTCGCCGCTGACGATTGATTCCACGCTGTCGGATGCGTTTGCACAGACCCAGGTTTCGACGACGTACATGCCGCTGAATCAGTATCACGTGGTGATGGAGGTTGCGCCGCAGTTCCAGGAAGATCCGGATGCGCTGAAGAGTATCTATGTGAAGAGCACGACGGGGGCGATGGTGCCCCTGTCGGCGGTGACGCACTTTGAGGCGCAGAGAATTCCGCTGGCGGTAAATCACCAGTCGCAGTCGCCGGCTACGACGTTGTCGTTCAATCTGGCGCCGGGGGCTTCGCTGAGTCAGGCGACGCAGGCGATTCAGCAGGCTCGCGTGGATATCGGGATGCCGTCGGCGATTCATGGCGGATTTGCTGGTTCGGCACAGGCCTTCAAGGATTCGCTGAAGAGTGAGCCGTGGTTGATTTTGCTGGCGTTGATTGCGGTCTATCTTGTGCTGGGGATTCTGTATGAGAGCTTCATTCATCCGCTGACGATTCTGTCGACGCTGCCTTCGGCTGGGGTGGGCGCGATTGTGGCGCTGCTGCTGTTCAACGTGGATTTGAGTGTGATCGCGATGATCGGGATTATTCTTTTAATCGGGATCGTAAAGAAGAATGCGATCATGATGATCGACTTTGCGCTGGTGGCGGAGAGACAGCATGGCAAGACGCCGCAGGAGGCGATCTTCGAGGCTTGTATGCTGCGGTTCCGGCCGATCATGATGACGACGATGGCGGCTCTGCTCGGAGGGCTGCCGCTGGCGCTTGGTCGCGGGACCGGCAGTGAGATGCGGAGACCGCTGGGGATCACGATTGTGGGTGGGTTGATTGTGTCGCAGGCGCTTACGCTGTTTACTACGCCGGTGGTTTATCTGTTTTTCGATCGGGTGAGGGGCAGGTTTGCTCGGGCGGTGCGGGGGCGACGGGCTGGGCGGCGGCGGGTGGCTGAGGTTGTGGCTGGGGATTAG
- the glgP gene encoding alpha-glucan family phosphorylase: MTLPSASIPVTTPDLSTRTIAYFSMEIALSPALPTYSGGLGMLAGDTLRSAADTAAPMVAISLVHRCGYFRQKLSDIGQQTEADVPWSPETTLPSANQIIALTMQGRQVLVRAWRFDVVGVTGHIIPVFLLDTDVEGNDPWDRRLTDHLYGGDTYYRLCQETVLGLAGVSLLDALACKPKVYHMNEGHAALLAIGLLEDHLAGTPLKDATEADIEFVRQQCVFTTHTPVPAGHDQFGVDQMYQVLGNDRAAAIDQFGCLHNGLMNMTYIALRFSRFVNGVAMQHGKVSQQMFPGYKVYSITNGVHAATWLSPQFQELLDEEIPHWRTDNQYLRSVYGIDPARIAAAHNKGKLRLFSAIAKRTGHHFNPNVLTLGFARRVATYKRASLLLHDPKRLVEIAEKIGGLQILYAGKAHPADVAGKGLIRDVFASAAKLNSSALKIYYIENYDWELGALLTQGVDVWVNTPRRPYEASGTSGMKAALNGVPSLSILDGWWIEGCAENTTGWAIEDGEDEAAEATSLYEKLEESIAPMYANPHAWAHMQQHCIAINGSFFNTHRMLAQYFENSYFPPTLLSPTQTSYLEHRRSTDTVVAEPALV; encoded by the coding sequence GCCGGCGACACTCTCCGCTCCGCAGCCGACACCGCCGCCCCTATGGTCGCCATCTCGCTCGTCCATCGCTGCGGCTACTTCCGCCAGAAGCTCTCCGACATCGGCCAGCAGACCGAAGCCGACGTCCCCTGGTCCCCCGAGACCACCCTCCCCAGCGCCAACCAGATCATCGCCCTCACCATGCAGGGCCGGCAGGTTCTGGTCCGTGCTTGGCGCTTCGATGTCGTCGGCGTCACCGGCCACATCATCCCCGTCTTCCTCCTCGACACCGACGTCGAAGGCAACGACCCCTGGGACCGCCGCCTCACCGACCACCTCTACGGCGGCGACACCTACTACCGTCTCTGTCAGGAGACTGTTCTCGGCCTCGCTGGTGTCTCCTTACTTGACGCGCTTGCATGTAAACCGAAGGTCTATCACATGAACGAGGGCCACGCCGCCCTCCTCGCCATCGGCCTCCTCGAAGACCACCTGGCAGGCACCCCGCTCAAGGACGCAACCGAAGCCGACATCGAGTTCGTTCGACAGCAGTGCGTCTTCACCACCCACACCCCTGTCCCGGCCGGCCACGATCAGTTCGGTGTTGATCAGATGTACCAGGTTCTCGGCAACGACCGCGCCGCCGCCATCGACCAGTTTGGCTGCCTCCACAACGGCCTAATGAATATGACCTACATCGCCCTGCGCTTCTCGCGCTTCGTCAACGGCGTGGCCATGCAGCACGGCAAGGTCTCTCAGCAGATGTTCCCCGGCTACAAGGTCTACTCCATCACCAACGGCGTCCATGCCGCTACCTGGCTCTCGCCCCAGTTTCAGGAGTTGCTCGACGAAGAGATTCCTCACTGGCGCACTGACAACCAGTACCTCCGGTCGGTTTACGGCATCGACCCGGCCCGCATCGCCGCCGCGCACAACAAAGGCAAACTCCGCCTCTTTAGCGCTATCGCCAAACGCACCGGCCATCACTTCAATCCCAACGTCCTCACCCTCGGCTTCGCCCGCCGCGTCGCCACCTACAAGCGCGCCAGCCTTCTTCTGCACGACCCCAAACGCCTCGTCGAAATAGCAGAGAAGATCGGCGGCCTCCAGATCCTCTACGCCGGCAAAGCCCATCCCGCCGACGTCGCCGGCAAAGGCCTCATCCGCGACGTATTCGCCTCTGCCGCCAAGCTCAACTCTTCGGCCCTCAAGATCTACTACATCGAAAACTACGACTGGGAGTTGGGCGCTCTCCTCACCCAGGGCGTCGATGTCTGGGTCAACACGCCTCGCCGCCCCTACGAGGCTTCCGGCACCTCCGGCATGAAGGCCGCCCTCAACGGTGTCCCCTCGCTCTCCATCCTCGACGGCTGGTGGATCGAAGGCTGTGCCGAAAACACCACCGGCTGGGCCATCGAAGACGGCGAAGACGAAGCTGCCGAAGCAACCAGCCTGTACGAAAAGCTCGAAGAGTCGATCGCTCCCATGTACGCCAATCCTCACGCCTGGGCGCACATGCAGCAGCACTGTATCGCCATCAACGGCAGCTTCTTCAACACCCACCGTATGCTGGCGCAGTACTTCGAAAACTCCTACTTCCCACCCACATTGTTATCCCCAACTCAGACCAGCTACCTCGAGCATCGTCGCTCGACGGACACGGTAGTAGCCGAACCCGCCTTGGTCTAA